The Microcoleus sp. AS-A8 genome has a window encoding:
- a CDS encoding pseudouridine synthase: MYRYLLFYKPYNVLSQFTDQDASQTNRGTLKDYIPIPSVYPVGRLDRDSEGLLLLTNNGRLQHRLSDRRFCHPRTYWVQVERIPDEAALNQLRSGVVIQDYHTRPALVQRLAEEPLLPPRQPPIRFRKTVPTSWLEITLTEGRNRQVRRMTATVGFPTLRIVRIAIGVAGQKQLTQLRLDGLEPGQWRDLTPTELEALQQL; this comes from the coding sequence GTGTACAGATATCTCTTGTTCTACAAACCCTACAACGTCTTAAGCCAGTTCACTGATCAGGACGCCAGCCAGACCAACCGTGGCACGCTGAAAGATTACATACCCATACCTTCGGTTTACCCAGTAGGACGGCTTGACCGGGACAGCGAAGGACTGCTGCTATTAACCAATAATGGACGCTTGCAGCATCGACTTTCAGATCGACGATTTTGTCATCCTCGCACATACTGGGTACAGGTAGAGCGTATTCCGGATGAAGCTGCCTTGAACCAGTTACGTAGTGGTGTGGTCATTCAGGATTACCACACACGACCCGCTTTGGTGCAGCGATTAGCCGAAGAACCCCTCCTACCCCCTCGTCAACCCCCGATCCGCTTTCGTAAGACCGTGCCCACCTCTTGGCTAGAGATAACCTTAACGGAGGGGAGGAATCGACAGGTGCGGCGGATGACGGCGACGGTGGGGTTCCCCACATTGCGAATCGTTCGGATCGCGATCGGCGTCGCGGGTCAGAAGCAGTTGACTCAACTCCGTCTAGACGGTCTTGAGCCAGGTCAATGGCGTGACCTAACACCGACAGAACTGGAGGCTCTACAGCAGCTATGA
- a CDS encoding DUF11 domain-containing protein yields the protein MYRNYLPPAAQNWKRKALIAITRGGNYWRKRINRLTAFFAALILAIALSYSPPAPAQSSASFPCTNTLYVSRGQGTDVTDVSAPTELNTVNINVNPFTLNPIAGIVIPPNIRYNAIGFNFQDGLIYGIDPDTRAVYRIAPNGVPTSLGVPAGLPGQPILYLAGDVDVNGNYLILSSNPQNPQNQQLFTINVTGAAATLVGTTVTLSQPTDIADFAINPRDGQLYGFDTISRQVARIDRTTGALSFLPSLNPQIGTVGGAFFDAFGQFFAYETSPNNSAFYLVDVGTVESPGTGQFSLLSIAQGVVRNDGAACAFAVQVEKSVSPETVPAGGTVTYIYRIANSSPLTLTNLRFRDELQNGRTFVADTLRLTEISGSTPNNYGSTNLLEITGITIQARTIAQISVDVRIPPNTPPGTIFNQSELFGLPPNFGDSTLLSDYIPVVGFPDPTPLQVTASPIIGAAKTVASVVDLGNGNFQLTYTITIQNLGNVDLNNVQVTENLSNTFGSTPFTVNRVSSPTGNLAPNNNFNGVNDTNLLSGTDTLVIGQTKTIELLVTITPGNQLSPYDNQAEATAQSPVGPTRDTSTDGVNPDPDGNGNPSDNNNTTPLDLANPPGTEPRLRLVKRITNATRSDVPISGINFNSVVNDPKDMTDDASGWSQLPGGLLGVINLESETPLQNGDEVEYTIYFLSDGSQEVNNARLCDPIPSGTTFIFESFGGGRGILLNQNGTQTPQTNASDTDQGTFASPLTPVTSPCPNTNNPNGSVLLQLGDLPNTTPGNVGFVRFAVKID from the coding sequence GTGTATCGCAATTACCTCCCACCAGCCGCTCAAAATTGGAAGAGAAAGGCACTCATCGCCATCACTAGAGGGGGCAATTATTGGCGCAAACGAATCAATCGTTTGACCGCTTTTTTTGCTGCTTTAATTTTAGCGATCGCATTGAGTTATTCTCCTCCAGCGCCAGCACAATCTTCAGCGAGTTTTCCTTGTACAAACACATTGTATGTGAGTCGAGGACAAGGCACGGATGTGACGGATGTGAGCGCCCCAACGGAACTCAACACCGTAAACATCAACGTCAATCCGTTTACCCTAAACCCGATTGCTGGTATTGTCATCCCTCCGAATATCCGCTACAACGCGATCGGCTTTAATTTTCAAGATGGATTGATCTACGGCATCGATCCCGACACACGGGCTGTTTATCGGATTGCGCCCAATGGAGTACCAACTTCTCTAGGTGTTCCTGCGGGTTTACCTGGACAACCGATTTTGTATTTAGCTGGCGATGTCGATGTCAATGGCAACTACCTGATCTTAAGTAGTAATCCGCAGAACCCACAGAACCAGCAACTATTTACAATTAATGTCACAGGAGCTGCGGCAACATTGGTTGGTACGACCGTCACCCTATCACAACCGACTGACATAGCCGACTTTGCCATCAATCCCAGAGATGGACAGCTCTATGGCTTTGATACTATCTCAAGGCAGGTCGCGAGAATTGACCGCACGACTGGCGCGCTTAGCTTCTTGCCTTCACTCAATCCCCAAATTGGTACGGTTGGGGGAGCCTTCTTTGATGCCTTTGGTCAGTTTTTCGCCTACGAAACGAGCCCTAATAACAGTGCTTTCTACCTTGTGGATGTAGGTACGGTCGAGAGTCCCGGTACAGGTCAATTTAGCCTACTCAGTATTGCACAAGGAGTAGTCAGAAATGATGGTGCCGCTTGTGCTTTTGCCGTACAAGTCGAGAAGAGTGTGTCACCCGAAACAGTGCCTGCGGGGGGAACCGTCACCTACATCTATCGCATTGCCAACAGCAGTCCGTTGACCTTAACGAACTTGAGGTTTAGGGACGAACTGCAAAATGGAAGGACATTCGTTGCTGACACGCTAAGGTTAACAGAGATTAGTGGTAGCACTCCCAACAACTATGGCAGTACTAACCTCTTGGAAATCACGGGTATCACGATTCAAGCCAGAACCATTGCCCAAATCAGCGTGGATGTTCGGATTCCGCCTAACACCCCCCCTGGCACCATCTTCAATCAATCCGAACTTTTTGGTCTTCCACCTAACTTCGGCGATTCGACGCTTCTATCAGATTACATTCCTGTGGTGGGATTCCCTGACCCCACACCGTTGCAAGTTACAGCCAGTCCGATTATTGGTGCCGCTAAGACCGTAGCTTCCGTGGTTGACCTGGGTAACGGCAATTTCCAACTCACCTACACCATCACCATCCAGAATTTGGGCAATGTTGACCTCAACAATGTCCAAGTCACGGAAAATCTTTCCAATACCTTTGGTTCGACGCCATTCACTGTCAATCGCGTCAGCAGTCCAACGGGTAACCTTGCCCCCAATAACAACTTCAATGGCGTCAATGATACAAATCTACTCTCTGGCACCGACACCTTAGTGATCGGGCAAACAAAAACAATTGAACTGCTTGTTACTATTACCCCCGGTAATCAACTCAGTCCCTACGACAATCAAGCGGAGGCAACAGCTCAGAGTCCCGTCGGCCCCACGCGTGACACTTCCACCGATGGTGTGAACCCCGATCCAGATGGCAACGGCAACCCCAGTGATAACAACAACACGACTCCGCTTGATTTAGCGAACCCTCCAGGGACAGAACCACGCTTGCGGTTGGTGAAGCGTATCACCAATGCAACGCGAAGCGATGTGCCCATTAGCGGTATTAACTTCAATAGTGTGGTAAATGACCCCAAAGATATGACTGATGATGCTTCGGGCTGGTCTCAATTGCCTGGAGGGTTGTTAGGGGTAATCAACCTAGAATCAGAAACACCCTTACAAAATGGAGATGAAGTCGAGTACACTATTTATTTCCTCTCCGATGGCTCCCAAGAGGTTAACAATGCTCGTCTTTGTGACCCCATTCCCTCTGGAACCACGTTTATCTTTGAGAGTTTTGGCGGCGGTCGTGGAATTTTGTTAAATCAAAATGGCACGCAGACCCCCCAAACGAATGCATCGGATACAGACCAGGGAACATTTGCCTCTCCTCTAACCCCCGTAACCTCTCCCTGTCCGAATACCAACAATCCCAATGGCTCTGTTTTATTGCAACTGGGAGATCTTCCCAACACAACTCCAGGTAATGTCGGATTTGTGCGCTTTGCCGTCAAAATTGACTAA
- a CDS encoding DUF11 domain-containing protein: MQRNSQRIGVQTWKKKAQILIGLALSSANKIMPRRSQRVMFPYPKVSFRLRKLGHGLISLLTLLAVVVGYYPPALTQGAAGSFICDRTLYISQGPATGATTLSSVITTPNFALNTVGIATRQYNAIGFNIQDGFIYGIAPNSGNPDSGNGANPPSLYQINSSGTAIPRGPATGFPVLPAPDAGGRRNAFAGDIDRNGLYYVYLTTFDPLGVTPNPPAPADQPNFFAINLATNTVVSSRTLAGTSFADISFNPVDDQLYSFDSNRKQMARIDPTTGVVTYFGNPITNVAVGNAAVGASFFDAFGNFYVVESNGNVSNLLVARNVANANPIVFEQQNQTSIGAISRFDGASCAFAPIAEKIVDPQSVAANGIVTYRYRIANQLGQPLSTANLTFTDQLPPGLIYVDQTLDNTSVGGTPNAYGGTPVLEIAGITIPPRGSVEITVNVRVSLSATPGTVLNQATINNVPSVPGLTLPPTIPSDFPPSGIYPDQTPLVITPAPPTPRIGLTKAVASSVNLGGGVFRVTYALVVSNLGNVDLNNVQVIENLTTTFANATSFTVSPNSVSSPSGDLTPNPNYDGRTDFNLLAGTNNTLVVGQSKTIQFIVDVTPGANLGPYNNQAQATGQSPAGPTEDFSQNGTNPDPDGNGIANEPNNNQPTPVSFNQIPALGVAKELVSIVPSDGGNSTVTYRIRARNYGQENLTNLQLTENLATTFDTIPFTVPANSVTSPNGNLTPNSNYNGRTDINLLSGTDTLAVGETKVLELVVIITPGNQTRTYENVVQGTAQSPSGSVSDQSQAGINPDPDNDGNPTNNNDQTPLDVGPNLRLVKRITNVIRGGAPISGIDFQSFVDNPNDLNDNVSGWSQLPGGVLTGVFRIASDALLQTGDEVEYTVYYLSDGTQSVTDAKVCDPIPEKTTFIPDSFQPGQGILLNQQATNTSLTNAPDTDKGTFFSRLTPVTSPCPNTNNSNGSILVNLGELPTTPPSNIGFIRFRVRID; encoded by the coding sequence GTGCAGCGCAATTCCCAGCGAATCGGCGTCCAGACGTGGAAAAAAAAAGCCCAAATATTGATCGGCTTGGCTTTATCTTCTGCGAATAAAATCATGCCCCGTCGGAGTCAGAGGGTGATGTTCCCCTATCCAAAAGTATCATTCCGGTTGCGGAAGTTGGGGCATGGGCTAATCAGCCTCTTGACTCTGTTGGCGGTGGTAGTGGGCTACTACCCTCCAGCCTTAACACAGGGAGCTGCGGGGAGTTTTATTTGCGATCGGACTTTGTACATCAGTCAAGGACCAGCTACCGGAGCGACTACACTCTCCAGCGTTATCACAACGCCTAATTTTGCGCTTAACACTGTCGGCATTGCAACTCGTCAATACAACGCCATAGGATTTAATATTCAAGATGGCTTCATTTATGGTATTGCACCCAATTCGGGTAACCCTGATTCTGGTAACGGAGCCAATCCTCCATCACTTTATCAAATTAATAGTAGTGGAACAGCTATCCCACGAGGCCCCGCAACTGGGTTTCCGGTACTCCCAGCCCCAGATGCGGGCGGTAGGCGTAATGCTTTTGCAGGTGATATCGATAGAAATGGACTCTACTACGTCTATCTCACCACTTTTGATCCTTTAGGTGTCACGCCTAACCCGCCTGCTCCTGCGGATCAACCGAACTTCTTTGCGATCAATCTAGCCACTAATACTGTCGTCAGCTCGCGGACACTCGCAGGTACTAGCTTTGCCGACATCTCCTTCAATCCCGTGGATGATCAGCTTTATTCCTTTGACAGCAACCGAAAACAGATGGCTCGCATCGACCCGACGACGGGTGTAGTCACGTACTTTGGCAATCCAATAACCAATGTTGCTGTTGGTAATGCTGCGGTTGGTGCATCTTTCTTCGATGCGTTTGGGAACTTCTACGTTGTAGAGAGTAATGGTAATGTTAGTAATTTATTGGTAGCTCGTAACGTTGCAAACGCTAACCCAATCGTTTTTGAACAACAGAACCAGACCTCTATTGGAGCCATATCAAGATTTGATGGTGCATCTTGTGCCTTTGCGCCGATCGCGGAGAAAATTGTCGATCCTCAATCAGTAGCCGCCAATGGCATCGTTACATACAGATATCGCATTGCTAACCAGCTAGGACAGCCATTAAGCACGGCAAACTTGACTTTCACCGACCAGTTACCTCCTGGGTTAATCTACGTCGATCAAACGCTAGACAATACTAGCGTGGGTGGCACTCCTAATGCTTATGGCGGAACTCCAGTGCTGGAAATTGCAGGGATTACCATCCCACCTAGAGGTTCTGTTGAAATCACCGTCAATGTCCGGGTCAGTTTGAGTGCAACTCCTGGCACAGTCTTGAATCAAGCCACAATCAATAACGTTCCATCCGTGCCTGGACTGACCCTTCCACCTACGATTCCGTCAGATTTTCCCCCCTCAGGCATCTACCCTGATCAGACACCCTTAGTCATTACTCCAGCTCCCCCCACTCCGAGGATTGGTTTGACAAAGGCAGTGGCATCGAGCGTTAATCTTGGCGGCGGTGTCTTCCGAGTGACTTACGCACTCGTCGTCAGCAACCTAGGGAATGTTGACCTCAACAATGTGCAAGTTATTGAAAATCTCACCACTACCTTTGCTAACGCAACGTCCTTTACCGTTTCCCCGAATAGTGTTAGCAGTCCAAGCGGCGACCTCACTCCTAATCCCAACTACGATGGTCGCACTGACTTCAATCTGTTAGCAGGTACAAACAACACATTAGTCGTTGGTCAAAGCAAGACCATTCAATTTATTGTCGATGTCACTCCTGGTGCCAACCTTGGCCCTTACAACAACCAAGCTCAGGCGACAGGTCAAAGTCCTGCGGGCCCGACTGAAGACTTCTCTCAAAATGGCACAAACCCAGACCCCGATGGCAATGGCATCGCCAACGAGCCTAATAACAACCAACCCACACCAGTCAGCTTCAACCAAATACCGGCTTTAGGAGTTGCCAAGGAACTCGTTTCCATTGTTCCTTCTGATGGAGGAAACTCCACCGTAACTTACAGAATTCGTGCCCGAAACTACGGGCAAGAGAATCTCACTAATCTTCAGCTTACGGAGAACCTTGCCACTACCTTTGATACCATACCGTTTACAGTTCCTGCCAATAGTGTCACAAGTCCTAATGGCAACCTTACGCCTAATTCTAACTACAATGGTCGTACTGACATTAATTTGCTATCGGGTACAGATACCTTAGCTGTTGGTGAAACAAAAGTCCTTGAATTGGTCGTCATTATCACCCCAGGTAACCAAACTCGTACCTATGAAAACGTGGTACAAGGAACAGCTCAAAGTCCTTCTGGCTCAGTGAGCGATCAATCGCAAGCTGGGATTAATCCAGACCCGGATAATGATGGCAACCCAACCAATAACAATGACCAGACTCCATTGGATGTAGGGCCAAACTTACGCTTGGTGAAACGCATTACAAATGTAATCCGAGGTGGTGCGCCCATTAGTGGAATTGACTTCCAGAGCTTTGTTGATAACCCCAATGACCTCAACGACAATGTTTCTGGTTGGTCTCAACTGCCGGGTGGAGTTCTCACGGGTGTTTTCCGCATCGCTTCCGATGCTCTCTTACAGACTGGAGATGAAGTCGAATATACCGTTTATTACCTCTCGGATGGAACTCAATCTGTCACCGATGCCAAAGTCTGTGACCCCATTCCAGAGAAAACCACATTTATTCCTGATAGTTTTCAACCGGGGCAAGGGATTTTGTTGAATCAACAGGCAACAAATACATCTCTAACTAACGCCCCAGATACAGACAAAGGGACATTCTTTTCCCGTCTAACTCCGGTTACCTCTCCCTGTCCCAATACCAACAACTCTAACGGATCAATCTTAGTGAATCTGGGAGAACTGCCCACGACGCCGCCAAGTAATATTGGTTTTATCCGCTTCCGCGTCAGAATCGATTAA
- a CDS encoding OmpA family protein, with translation MNKTFCLPPFAFCLPQLLLFSVLVAPLRATAQPTNSVSVVVNSNQDGLIQPDNSLTLREAIALVNGELSLGLLSEAEKAQVRPLDANTPSRIEFNLPPDQTTIYLTALLPSLANPGLVVDGTTQPGYDATRSPTAEIEIPIPVVALAPAPNQEVLRGLTIVADNITVRGLSIYGFGKWGGATLNTPPGDIVIDRNPSFPDVTLQAPTSSLDLRSPKPNSKPSESQPPKNVAIELNWLGIPPNGQMPSQLSAFGLYVFNSQGTTIRRNRIANHQGSGIITGAQAENMLVTENIIVANGLAGMPDAIRLEGEIDQSQITGNLICGNDGSGVYLFKPNGAVQIRNNQITSNGRRLRQAAVYLMGNNHQVMDNQIRYQSGPGVVVTAYPKNDVQQNRSSARNRIENNRFAQLEGLSIDLNTQQNVNPIHFQRGDGPNPLRNSPNRREETGNSAINAPQFHSSEFFVLGREVKLFGKADPGSTVEVYRVRENTTIPYGPLSEPLTSVTTDEKGDFSVTLDNLQPGEKVSAIATHPQYGTSEPALNARVLAADGTGTAQPDAPSGVIPPCTTAQVPPTPPEPTPPPEQLRLSIARNIHFALDQSTISPESAAILDQIGEVMRSYPFLTVDIQGHTDPRASAAYNQALGMRRAIAARNYLLRQGIAPERLTIRSFGEVERRTTGTDVVDYARDRRVEFIFQDTRGLEIIFENQETDLQVEPRGGSR, from the coding sequence GTGAACAAAACCTTTTGCCTTCCGCCTTTTGCCTTCTGCCTTCCTCAACTGCTCCTGTTTAGCGTTTTAGTCGCGCCACTGAGGGCGACAGCGCAACCGACCAATTCTGTATCCGTGGTGGTGAATAGTAATCAGGATGGCCTGATTCAACCCGACAATAGCTTAACCTTGCGGGAGGCGATCGCCCTTGTCAATGGTGAACTCAGCCTTGGGCTATTGAGTGAGGCGGAAAAAGCCCAAGTTCGACCCCTCGACGCCAATACACCCTCTCGCATTGAATTTAATTTACCCCCAGACCAAACCACTATTTACCTCACGGCACTATTACCATCCTTAGCCAATCCGGGGTTGGTGGTGGATGGTACAACCCAACCGGGTTATGATGCAACCCGTTCGCCAACGGCAGAAATTGAAATCCCTATTCCTGTGGTGGCTCTAGCCCCCGCACCCAACCAAGAAGTCTTACGGGGACTAACCATTGTCGCCGATAACATCACCGTGCGGGGTTTAAGTATCTATGGCTTTGGCAAGTGGGGTGGGGCGACACTCAACACACCACCGGGAGATATTGTGATCGACCGGAATCCTTCATTTCCCGATGTAACGCTCCAGGCACCCACCTCTAGTTTGGATTTGAGGAGTCCTAAACCCAACTCCAAACCCAGCGAATCCCAGCCACCGAAGAATGTCGCGATTGAACTGAATTGGTTGGGTATCCCACCCAATGGGCAAATGCCCAGTCAGTTATCGGCCTTTGGCTTGTACGTGTTTAACAGTCAAGGAACTACAATCCGACGCAACCGCATTGCCAACCATCAGGGTAGTGGCATCATTACCGGCGCTCAAGCCGAAAATATGCTGGTAACAGAGAACATCATCGTGGCTAATGGGCTAGCTGGAATGCCCGATGCCATTCGCCTAGAAGGGGAGATTGACCAGTCGCAAATTACAGGCAATTTAATTTGTGGCAATGATGGCAGTGGGGTGTATTTATTTAAGCCCAACGGTGCTGTACAAATTCGCAATAACCAAATCACCTCGAACGGCAGACGCTTGCGTCAGGCGGCTGTTTACCTGATGGGAAATAATCACCAGGTGATGGATAACCAAATTCGTTATCAGTCAGGGCCGGGTGTGGTGGTGACGGCTTATCCGAAAAACGATGTCCAGCAGAATCGCTCCTCTGCGCGCAACAGGATTGAGAACAATCGCTTTGCCCAACTCGAAGGGTTGAGCATTGACCTCAACACCCAACAGAATGTTAACCCGATTCATTTTCAACGCGGGGATGGCCCGAATCCCCTCCGGAATTCCCCCAACCGACGCGAAGAAACGGGGAACTCAGCGATTAATGCGCCGCAGTTTCACAGTTCGGAGTTTTTTGTATTGGGAAGAGAGGTGAAGCTGTTTGGAAAAGCTGATCCGGGTTCAACGGTTGAAGTGTATCGAGTTCGGGAAAATACGACTATTCCCTATGGCCCGTTAAGTGAACCCCTCACGAGTGTAACTACAGATGAGAAAGGGGATTTTAGCGTCACTCTCGATAATTTACAGCCTGGGGAAAAAGTCAGCGCGATCGCAACTCATCCCCAGTACGGCACCTCTGAACCCGCGCTCAATGCCAGGGTTCTCGCGGCGGATGGGACTGGCACAGCCCAACCTGATGCACCTTCTGGTGTGATTCCCCCATGTACAACCGCACAAGTACCACCCACTCCCCCAGAACCGACTCCTCCACCAGAACAACTGAGGCTCTCCATAGCACGGAATATCCATTTCGCTCTCGACCAATCCACCATCAGTCCGGAAAGCGCCGCCATCCTCGACCAAATTGGTGAAGTAATGCGCTCTTATCCCTTTCTCACCGTTGACATTCAGGGTCACACTGACCCCCGTGCCAGTGCGGCCTACAACCAAGCCTTAGGAATGCGTCGTGCGATCGCCGCACGAAATTATCTGTTGCGTCAAGGAATTGCTCCAGAACGCTTGACAATTCGGTCATTTGGTGAAGTAGAACGCCGAACCACGGGCACTGACGTTGTGGATTATGCACGCGATCGCCGCGTGGAATTCATCTTCCAAGACACGAGAGGCTTGGAAATCATCTTTGAAAATCAAGAAACCGACTTGCAAGTAGAACCTAGGGGAGGATCGAGGTAG